One part of the Glycine soja cultivar W05 chromosome 11, ASM419377v2, whole genome shotgun sequence genome encodes these proteins:
- the LOC114376294 gene encoding uncharacterized protein LOC114376294 isoform X3, giving the protein MMGRDDIAVGMGGEGGILPDGTILPNVGGYLSIIEQGMTTTGGCRYRQAIPIGHRGILDIDTIYGIRKAFLPQGIRKYTPLGQPTAQQVLIDKISAGPITLIVIGVQTNIAIFLMNNPHLKKNVQHIYIMGGAVRSTDPTSCCPKNASFSCIPGQCGDRGNVFTNYEANPYAEFNIFGDPFAAYQVIHSGIPVTLVPLDATNTIPINEEFFNEFEKSQDTYEAQYCFKSLKMAKMARDKLDNQFYTSYFMWDSFASGVAVSSMRNSNKKNKRENEFAHMEYMNITVITSNKPYGISDGSNPFFDGLKVPKFNLKKGGVHSGHVQQGLRDKFCFVKNGKGRCQDGYTAEVDGPDSVKVLVATKAKPNRDVRSKLDKEYFKSFLNVLKQPQHAGRFNFTTQFPYYEEVTYMPDFQNKTLGKPVVFDMDMSVGDFLALFYLLKVDVEVINLKAIIVSPTGWANAATIDVIYDLLHMMGRDDIPVGLGDFFPMNQSDPIFPTAGNCKYVKAIPHGNGGFLDSDTLYGLARDLPRSPRRYTLENSMKFETSQNTDHLELRQPLAMEIWESIMQTLEPESKITVLTNGPLTTLAKVVSMKNISSRIEEVYVMGGHISRNVCDKGNIFSVPSNQYAEFNMFLDPLAAKTVFQSEVNITLIPLSVQQKASSFSHMLCWLRRIEQTPETVFSKRVLLRLQRLKQIHHRYHHMDTFLGEILGAVVLADGPSSLKEKFEIKGIKVLAEGDESIDGEMVVDEEQGKLVRILSHVNAKAYHEKYSKRLGDWNQSAKVGSFEDQIRKWSHPHSLL; this is encoded by the exons ATGATGGGGAGAGATGACATAGCAGTTGGAATGGGAGGTGAGGGTGGAATACTCCCAGACGGTACCATTCTCCCAAATGTGGGTGGATATCTTTCAATTATAGAACAA GGAATGACAACGACAGGAGGCTGCAGATACAGACAGGCCATTCCAATAGGCCATAGAGGGATCTTGGATATTGATACTATTTATGGCATCCGAAAAGCTTTCCTTCCACAG GGGATAAGGAAATATACTCCCTTAGGACAACCAACTGCTCAACAAGTGTTGATTGACAAAATATCTGCAGGTCCTATAACTTTGATTGTGATAGGAGTGCAAACAAATATAGCTATTTTTCTCATGAACAATCCACACTTGAAGAAAAATGTACAACATATTTACATAATGGGCGGTGCTGTGAGGTCAACAGACCCAACTAGTTGTTGCCCCAAAAATGCATCCTTTTCTTGCATTCCTGGGCAGTGTGGTGACCGTGGCAATGTATTCACAAATTACGAAGCGAACCCTTATGCAGAGTTCAATATATTTGGTGACCCTTTTGCAGCATACCAG GTGATTCATTCTGGTATACCTGTTACCCTTGTTCCTCTTGATGCAACAAACACAATCCCCATCAATGAAGAATTCtttaatgaatttgaaaaaagtCAAGACACATATGAAGCACAATATTGTTTCAAGTCCTTGAAAATGGCTAAAATGGCTCGTGATAAGCTTGACAACCAATTCTATACG AGTTATTTTATGTGGGACTCTTTCGCATCTGGTGTAGCGGTCTCAAGCATGAGAaactccaataaaaaaaataaaagggaaaaCGAATTTGCTCATATGGAGTACATGAACATAACTGTAATTACTTCAAACAAACCTTATGGGATATCTGATGGCTCCAACCCATTTTTTGATGGCCTCAAAGTTCCTAAATTCAATCTAAAGAAAGGCGGGGTGCATAGTGGTCATGTTCAACAAGGGCTTAgagataaattttgttttgtgaagAATGGGAAAGGGAGATGTCAG GACGGTTATACAGCTGAGGTGGATGGTCCTGACTCGGTGAAGGTACTTGTCGCCACTAAAGCAAAGCCTAACAGGGACGTTAGGAGTAAGCTTGACAAAGAATATTTCAAAAGCTTCTTGAAT GTGCTAAAGCAACCACAACATGCCGGGAGGTTCAACTTCACTACACAATTTCCTTACTACGAAGAAGTTACTTACATGCcagattttcaaaacaaaacactGGGTAAACCAGTTGTGTTTGACATGGACATGAGCGTAGGAGATTTTCTTGCTCTATTTTATCTCCTTAAAGTTGATGTTGAAGTGATAAATCTTAAG GCAATCATCGTAAGCCCAACTGGGTGGGCAAATGCCGCAACAATAGATGTTATCTATGACTTATTGCACATGATGGGTCGTGACGATATCCCAGTTGGTCTAGGTGATTTTTTTCCAATGAATCAATCAGATCCAATATTCCCAACCGCTGGAAACTGCAAGTATGTTAAAGCCATTCCCCATGGAAATGGTGGGTTTTTGGACTCTGATACTCTTTATGGACTTGCTCGCGATTTACCACGTAGTCCCAGAAG GTATACACTTGAAAATTCCATGAAGTTTGAGACTTCTCAGAATACTGATCACCTTGAACTCAGACAACCACTGGCTATGGAAATTTGGGAGTCTATAATGCAAACACTGGAACCAGAATCTAAAATTACAGTATTAACCAATGGACCCTTAACTACTTTGGCAAAGGTTGTATCAATGAAAAACATAAGCTCAAGAATTGAG GAGGTTTATGTAATGGGGGGACACATCAGCAGGAATGTCTGTGACAAAGGAAATATATTTTCTGTTCCTTCCAACCAATATGCAGAATTTAATATGTTCCTGGATCCTTTAGCAGCCAAGACAGTGTTTCAATCAGAAGTTAACATCACACTCATTCCACTCAGTGTCCAACAGAAAGCAAGTTCATTTTCACATATGTTATGCTGGTTGCGTAGGATAGAACAAACACCTGAAACTGTGTTTTCCAAGCGTGTGCTATTAAGGCTACAACGTCTGAAGCAAATCCACCACAGATATCACCATATG GACACATTCTTAGGGGAAATTCTAGGTGCCGTTGTCCTAGCTGACGGCCCTTCATctctaaaagaaaaatttgagatCAAGGGCATTAAAGTGTTGGCCGAAGGAGATGAGTCCATCGATGGAGAAATGGTGGTGGATGAGGAACAGGGGAAATTGGTGAGAATTTTAAGCCATGTGAATGCCAAGGCTTATCATGAAAAGTATTCAAAGAGGCTCGGTGACTGGAACCAATCGGCTAAGGTAGGAAGCTTTGAAGATCAAATAAGGAAATGGAGTCATCCACATTCTTTATTATAA
- the LOC114376294 gene encoding uncharacterized protein LOC114376294 isoform X5, producing MNNPHLKKNVQHIYIMGGAVRSTDPTSCCPKNASFSCIPGQCGDRGNVFTNYEANPYAEFNIFGDPFAAYQVIHSGIPVTLVPLDATNTIPINEEFFNEFEKSQDTYEAQYCFKSLKMAKMARDKLDNQFYTSYFMWDSFASGVAVSSMRNSNKKNKRENEFAHMEYMNITVITSNKPYGISDGSNPFFDGLKVPKFNLKKGGVHSGHVQQGLRDKFCFVKNGKGRCQDGYTAEVDGPDSVKVLVATKAKPNRDVRSKLDKEYFKSFLNVLKQPQHAGRFNFTTQFPYYEEVTYMPDFQNKTLGKPVVFDMDMSVGDFLALFYLLKVDVEVINLKAIIVSPTGWANAATIDVIYDLLHMMGRDDIPVGLGDFFPMNQSDPIFPTAGNCKYVKAIPHGNGGFLDSDTLYGLARDLPRSPRRYTLENSMKFETSQNTDHLELRQPLAMEIWESIMQTLEPESKITVLTNGPLTTLAKVVSMKNISSRIEEVYVMGGHISRNVCDKGNIFSVPSNQYAEFNMFLDPLAAKTVFQSEVNITLIPLSVQQKASSFSHMLCWLRRIEQTPETVFSKRVLLRLQRLKQIHHRYHHMDTFLGEILGAVVLADGPSSLKEKFEIKGIKVLAEGDESIDGEMVVDEEQGKLVRILSHVNAKAYHEKYSKRLGDWNQSAKVGSFEDQIRKWSHPHSLL from the exons ATGAACAATCCACACTTGAAGAAAAATGTACAACATATTTACATAATGGGCGGTGCTGTGAGGTCAACAGACCCAACTAGTTGTTGCCCCAAAAATGCATCCTTTTCTTGCATTCCTGGGCAGTGTGGTGACCGTGGCAATGTATTCACAAATTACGAAGCGAACCCTTATGCAGAGTTCAATATATTTGGTGACCCTTTTGCAGCATACCAG GTGATTCATTCTGGTATACCTGTTACCCTTGTTCCTCTTGATGCAACAAACACAATCCCCATCAATGAAGAATTCtttaatgaatttgaaaaaagtCAAGACACATATGAAGCACAATATTGTTTCAAGTCCTTGAAAATGGCTAAAATGGCTCGTGATAAGCTTGACAACCAATTCTATACG AGTTATTTTATGTGGGACTCTTTCGCATCTGGTGTAGCGGTCTCAAGCATGAGAaactccaataaaaaaaataaaagggaaaaCGAATTTGCTCATATGGAGTACATGAACATAACTGTAATTACTTCAAACAAACCTTATGGGATATCTGATGGCTCCAACCCATTTTTTGATGGCCTCAAAGTTCCTAAATTCAATCTAAAGAAAGGCGGGGTGCATAGTGGTCATGTTCAACAAGGGCTTAgagataaattttgttttgtgaagAATGGGAAAGGGAGATGTCAG GACGGTTATACAGCTGAGGTGGATGGTCCTGACTCGGTGAAGGTACTTGTCGCCACTAAAGCAAAGCCTAACAGGGACGTTAGGAGTAAGCTTGACAAAGAATATTTCAAAAGCTTCTTGAAT GTGCTAAAGCAACCACAACATGCCGGGAGGTTCAACTTCACTACACAATTTCCTTACTACGAAGAAGTTACTTACATGCcagattttcaaaacaaaacactGGGTAAACCAGTTGTGTTTGACATGGACATGAGCGTAGGAGATTTTCTTGCTCTATTTTATCTCCTTAAAGTTGATGTTGAAGTGATAAATCTTAAG GCAATCATCGTAAGCCCAACTGGGTGGGCAAATGCCGCAACAATAGATGTTATCTATGACTTATTGCACATGATGGGTCGTGACGATATCCCAGTTGGTCTAGGTGATTTTTTTCCAATGAATCAATCAGATCCAATATTCCCAACCGCTGGAAACTGCAAGTATGTTAAAGCCATTCCCCATGGAAATGGTGGGTTTTTGGACTCTGATACTCTTTATGGACTTGCTCGCGATTTACCACGTAGTCCCAGAAG GTATACACTTGAAAATTCCATGAAGTTTGAGACTTCTCAGAATACTGATCACCTTGAACTCAGACAACCACTGGCTATGGAAATTTGGGAGTCTATAATGCAAACACTGGAACCAGAATCTAAAATTACAGTATTAACCAATGGACCCTTAACTACTTTGGCAAAGGTTGTATCAATGAAAAACATAAGCTCAAGAATTGAG GAGGTTTATGTAATGGGGGGACACATCAGCAGGAATGTCTGTGACAAAGGAAATATATTTTCTGTTCCTTCCAACCAATATGCAGAATTTAATATGTTCCTGGATCCTTTAGCAGCCAAGACAGTGTTTCAATCAGAAGTTAACATCACACTCATTCCACTCAGTGTCCAACAGAAAGCAAGTTCATTTTCACATATGTTATGCTGGTTGCGTAGGATAGAACAAACACCTGAAACTGTGTTTTCCAAGCGTGTGCTATTAAGGCTACAACGTCTGAAGCAAATCCACCACAGATATCACCATATG GACACATTCTTAGGGGAAATTCTAGGTGCCGTTGTCCTAGCTGACGGCCCTTCATctctaaaagaaaaatttgagatCAAGGGCATTAAAGTGTTGGCCGAAGGAGATGAGTCCATCGATGGAGAAATGGTGGTGGATGAGGAACAGGGGAAATTGGTGAGAATTTTAAGCCATGTGAATGCCAAGGCTTATCATGAAAAGTATTCAAAGAGGCTCGGTGACTGGAACCAATCGGCTAAGGTAGGAAGCTTTGAAGATCAAATAAGGAAATGGAGTCATCCACATTCTTTATTATAA
- the LOC114376294 gene encoding uncharacterized protein LOC114376294 isoform X1 — MFPMRVWVAVVFIMLVTTVAAKPRRILLDTDVDLDDVFALLYLLKLNRSEFQLEGVTINANAWTNVGHAVNQVYDILYMMGRDDIAVGMGGEGGILPDGTILPNVGGYLSIIEQGMTTTGGCRYRQAIPIGHRGILDIDTIYGIRKAFLPQGIRKYTPLGQPTAQQVLIDKISAGPITLIVIGVQTNIAIFLMNNPHLKKNVQHIYIMGGAVRSTDPTSCCPKNASFSCIPGQCGDRGNVFTNYEANPYAEFNIFGDPFAAYQVIHSGIPVTLVPLDATNTIPINEEFFNEFEKSQDTYEAQYCFKSLKMAKMARDKLDNQFYTSYFMWDSFASGVAVSSMRNSNKKNKRENEFAHMEYMNITVITSNKPYGISDGSNPFFDGLKVPKFNLKKGGVHSGHVQQGLRDKFCFVKNGKGRCQDGYTAEVDGPDSVKVLVATKAKPNRDVRSKLDKEYFKSFLNVLKQPQHAGRFNFTTQFPYYEEVTYMPDFQNKTLGKPVVFDMDMSVGDFLALFYLLKVDVEVINLKAIIVSPTGWANAATIDVIYDLLHMMGRDDIPVGLGDFFPMNQSDPIFPTAGNCKYVKAIPHGNGGFLDSDTLYGLARDLPRSPRRYTLENSMKFETSQNTDHLELRQPLAMEIWESIMQTLEPESKITVLTNGPLTTLAKVVSMKNISSRIEEVYVMGGHISRNVCDKGNIFSVPSNQYAEFNMFLDPLAAKTVFQSEVNITLIPLSVQQKASSFSHMLCWLRRIEQTPETVFSKRVLLRLQRLKQIHHRYHHMDTFLGEILGAVVLADGPSSLKEKFEIKGIKVLAEGDESIDGEMVVDEEQGKLVRILSHVNAKAYHEKYSKRLGDWNQSAKVGSFEDQIRKWSHPHSLL, encoded by the exons ATGTTTCCAATGAGGGTATGGGTAGCTGTGGTATTCATTATGTTAGTAACTACTGTGGCGGCCAAGCCTCGTCGAATTCTTTTGGATACGGATGTTGATCTTGATGATGTATTTGCTCTTCTCTACCTTTTGAAGCTCAACAGATCAGAGTTTCAATTGGAG GGAGTCACAATCAATGCAAATGCTTGGACTAATGTCGGACATGCTGTGAATCAAGTTTATGACATACTTTACATGATGGGGAGAGATGACATAGCAGTTGGAATGGGAGGTGAGGGTGGAATACTCCCAGACGGTACCATTCTCCCAAATGTGGGTGGATATCTTTCAATTATAGAACAA GGAATGACAACGACAGGAGGCTGCAGATACAGACAGGCCATTCCAATAGGCCATAGAGGGATCTTGGATATTGATACTATTTATGGCATCCGAAAAGCTTTCCTTCCACAG GGGATAAGGAAATATACTCCCTTAGGACAACCAACTGCTCAACAAGTGTTGATTGACAAAATATCTGCAGGTCCTATAACTTTGATTGTGATAGGAGTGCAAACAAATATAGCTATTTTTCTCATGAACAATCCACACTTGAAGAAAAATGTACAACATATTTACATAATGGGCGGTGCTGTGAGGTCAACAGACCCAACTAGTTGTTGCCCCAAAAATGCATCCTTTTCTTGCATTCCTGGGCAGTGTGGTGACCGTGGCAATGTATTCACAAATTACGAAGCGAACCCTTATGCAGAGTTCAATATATTTGGTGACCCTTTTGCAGCATACCAG GTGATTCATTCTGGTATACCTGTTACCCTTGTTCCTCTTGATGCAACAAACACAATCCCCATCAATGAAGAATTCtttaatgaatttgaaaaaagtCAAGACACATATGAAGCACAATATTGTTTCAAGTCCTTGAAAATGGCTAAAATGGCTCGTGATAAGCTTGACAACCAATTCTATACG AGTTATTTTATGTGGGACTCTTTCGCATCTGGTGTAGCGGTCTCAAGCATGAGAaactccaataaaaaaaataaaagggaaaaCGAATTTGCTCATATGGAGTACATGAACATAACTGTAATTACTTCAAACAAACCTTATGGGATATCTGATGGCTCCAACCCATTTTTTGATGGCCTCAAAGTTCCTAAATTCAATCTAAAGAAAGGCGGGGTGCATAGTGGTCATGTTCAACAAGGGCTTAgagataaattttgttttgtgaagAATGGGAAAGGGAGATGTCAG GACGGTTATACAGCTGAGGTGGATGGTCCTGACTCGGTGAAGGTACTTGTCGCCACTAAAGCAAAGCCTAACAGGGACGTTAGGAGTAAGCTTGACAAAGAATATTTCAAAAGCTTCTTGAAT GTGCTAAAGCAACCACAACATGCCGGGAGGTTCAACTTCACTACACAATTTCCTTACTACGAAGAAGTTACTTACATGCcagattttcaaaacaaaacactGGGTAAACCAGTTGTGTTTGACATGGACATGAGCGTAGGAGATTTTCTTGCTCTATTTTATCTCCTTAAAGTTGATGTTGAAGTGATAAATCTTAAG GCAATCATCGTAAGCCCAACTGGGTGGGCAAATGCCGCAACAATAGATGTTATCTATGACTTATTGCACATGATGGGTCGTGACGATATCCCAGTTGGTCTAGGTGATTTTTTTCCAATGAATCAATCAGATCCAATATTCCCAACCGCTGGAAACTGCAAGTATGTTAAAGCCATTCCCCATGGAAATGGTGGGTTTTTGGACTCTGATACTCTTTATGGACTTGCTCGCGATTTACCACGTAGTCCCAGAAG GTATACACTTGAAAATTCCATGAAGTTTGAGACTTCTCAGAATACTGATCACCTTGAACTCAGACAACCACTGGCTATGGAAATTTGGGAGTCTATAATGCAAACACTGGAACCAGAATCTAAAATTACAGTATTAACCAATGGACCCTTAACTACTTTGGCAAAGGTTGTATCAATGAAAAACATAAGCTCAAGAATTGAG GAGGTTTATGTAATGGGGGGACACATCAGCAGGAATGTCTGTGACAAAGGAAATATATTTTCTGTTCCTTCCAACCAATATGCAGAATTTAATATGTTCCTGGATCCTTTAGCAGCCAAGACAGTGTTTCAATCAGAAGTTAACATCACACTCATTCCACTCAGTGTCCAACAGAAAGCAAGTTCATTTTCACATATGTTATGCTGGTTGCGTAGGATAGAACAAACACCTGAAACTGTGTTTTCCAAGCGTGTGCTATTAAGGCTACAACGTCTGAAGCAAATCCACCACAGATATCACCATATG GACACATTCTTAGGGGAAATTCTAGGTGCCGTTGTCCTAGCTGACGGCCCTTCATctctaaaagaaaaatttgagatCAAGGGCATTAAAGTGTTGGCCGAAGGAGATGAGTCCATCGATGGAGAAATGGTGGTGGATGAGGAACAGGGGAAATTGGTGAGAATTTTAAGCCATGTGAATGCCAAGGCTTATCATGAAAAGTATTCAAAGAGGCTCGGTGACTGGAACCAATCGGCTAAGGTAGGAAGCTTTGAAGATCAAATAAGGAAATGGAGTCATCCACATTCTTTATTATAA
- the LOC114376294 gene encoding uncharacterized protein LOC114376294 isoform X2, whose product MFPMRVWVAVVFIMLVTTVAAKPRRILLDTDVDLDDVFALLYLLKLNRSEFQLEGVTINANAWTNVGHAVNQVYDILYMMGRDDIAVGMGGEGGILPDGTILPNGMTTTGGCRYRQAIPIGHRGILDIDTIYGIRKAFLPQGIRKYTPLGQPTAQQVLIDKISAGPITLIVIGVQTNIAIFLMNNPHLKKNVQHIYIMGGAVRSTDPTSCCPKNASFSCIPGQCGDRGNVFTNYEANPYAEFNIFGDPFAAYQVIHSGIPVTLVPLDATNTIPINEEFFNEFEKSQDTYEAQYCFKSLKMAKMARDKLDNQFYTSYFMWDSFASGVAVSSMRNSNKKNKRENEFAHMEYMNITVITSNKPYGISDGSNPFFDGLKVPKFNLKKGGVHSGHVQQGLRDKFCFVKNGKGRCQDGYTAEVDGPDSVKVLVATKAKPNRDVRSKLDKEYFKSFLNVLKQPQHAGRFNFTTQFPYYEEVTYMPDFQNKTLGKPVVFDMDMSVGDFLALFYLLKVDVEVINLKAIIVSPTGWANAATIDVIYDLLHMMGRDDIPVGLGDFFPMNQSDPIFPTAGNCKYVKAIPHGNGGFLDSDTLYGLARDLPRSPRRYTLENSMKFETSQNTDHLELRQPLAMEIWESIMQTLEPESKITVLTNGPLTTLAKVVSMKNISSRIEEVYVMGGHISRNVCDKGNIFSVPSNQYAEFNMFLDPLAAKTVFQSEVNITLIPLSVQQKASSFSHMLCWLRRIEQTPETVFSKRVLLRLQRLKQIHHRYHHMDTFLGEILGAVVLADGPSSLKEKFEIKGIKVLAEGDESIDGEMVVDEEQGKLVRILSHVNAKAYHEKYSKRLGDWNQSAKVGSFEDQIRKWSHPHSLL is encoded by the exons ATGTTTCCAATGAGGGTATGGGTAGCTGTGGTATTCATTATGTTAGTAACTACTGTGGCGGCCAAGCCTCGTCGAATTCTTTTGGATACGGATGTTGATCTTGATGATGTATTTGCTCTTCTCTACCTTTTGAAGCTCAACAGATCAGAGTTTCAATTGGAG GGAGTCACAATCAATGCAAATGCTTGGACTAATGTCGGACATGCTGTGAATCAAGTTTATGACATACTTTACATGATGGGGAGAGATGACATAGCAGTTGGAATGGGAGGTGAGGGTGGAATACTCCCAGACGGTACCATTCTCCCAAAT GGAATGACAACGACAGGAGGCTGCAGATACAGACAGGCCATTCCAATAGGCCATAGAGGGATCTTGGATATTGATACTATTTATGGCATCCGAAAAGCTTTCCTTCCACAG GGGATAAGGAAATATACTCCCTTAGGACAACCAACTGCTCAACAAGTGTTGATTGACAAAATATCTGCAGGTCCTATAACTTTGATTGTGATAGGAGTGCAAACAAATATAGCTATTTTTCTCATGAACAATCCACACTTGAAGAAAAATGTACAACATATTTACATAATGGGCGGTGCTGTGAGGTCAACAGACCCAACTAGTTGTTGCCCCAAAAATGCATCCTTTTCTTGCATTCCTGGGCAGTGTGGTGACCGTGGCAATGTATTCACAAATTACGAAGCGAACCCTTATGCAGAGTTCAATATATTTGGTGACCCTTTTGCAGCATACCAG GTGATTCATTCTGGTATACCTGTTACCCTTGTTCCTCTTGATGCAACAAACACAATCCCCATCAATGAAGAATTCtttaatgaatttgaaaaaagtCAAGACACATATGAAGCACAATATTGTTTCAAGTCCTTGAAAATGGCTAAAATGGCTCGTGATAAGCTTGACAACCAATTCTATACG AGTTATTTTATGTGGGACTCTTTCGCATCTGGTGTAGCGGTCTCAAGCATGAGAaactccaataaaaaaaataaaagggaaaaCGAATTTGCTCATATGGAGTACATGAACATAACTGTAATTACTTCAAACAAACCTTATGGGATATCTGATGGCTCCAACCCATTTTTTGATGGCCTCAAAGTTCCTAAATTCAATCTAAAGAAAGGCGGGGTGCATAGTGGTCATGTTCAACAAGGGCTTAgagataaattttgttttgtgaagAATGGGAAAGGGAGATGTCAG GACGGTTATACAGCTGAGGTGGATGGTCCTGACTCGGTGAAGGTACTTGTCGCCACTAAAGCAAAGCCTAACAGGGACGTTAGGAGTAAGCTTGACAAAGAATATTTCAAAAGCTTCTTGAAT GTGCTAAAGCAACCACAACATGCCGGGAGGTTCAACTTCACTACACAATTTCCTTACTACGAAGAAGTTACTTACATGCcagattttcaaaacaaaacactGGGTAAACCAGTTGTGTTTGACATGGACATGAGCGTAGGAGATTTTCTTGCTCTATTTTATCTCCTTAAAGTTGATGTTGAAGTGATAAATCTTAAG GCAATCATCGTAAGCCCAACTGGGTGGGCAAATGCCGCAACAATAGATGTTATCTATGACTTATTGCACATGATGGGTCGTGACGATATCCCAGTTGGTCTAGGTGATTTTTTTCCAATGAATCAATCAGATCCAATATTCCCAACCGCTGGAAACTGCAAGTATGTTAAAGCCATTCCCCATGGAAATGGTGGGTTTTTGGACTCTGATACTCTTTATGGACTTGCTCGCGATTTACCACGTAGTCCCAGAAG GTATACACTTGAAAATTCCATGAAGTTTGAGACTTCTCAGAATACTGATCACCTTGAACTCAGACAACCACTGGCTATGGAAATTTGGGAGTCTATAATGCAAACACTGGAACCAGAATCTAAAATTACAGTATTAACCAATGGACCCTTAACTACTTTGGCAAAGGTTGTATCAATGAAAAACATAAGCTCAAGAATTGAG GAGGTTTATGTAATGGGGGGACACATCAGCAGGAATGTCTGTGACAAAGGAAATATATTTTCTGTTCCTTCCAACCAATATGCAGAATTTAATATGTTCCTGGATCCTTTAGCAGCCAAGACAGTGTTTCAATCAGAAGTTAACATCACACTCATTCCACTCAGTGTCCAACAGAAAGCAAGTTCATTTTCACATATGTTATGCTGGTTGCGTAGGATAGAACAAACACCTGAAACTGTGTTTTCCAAGCGTGTGCTATTAAGGCTACAACGTCTGAAGCAAATCCACCACAGATATCACCATATG GACACATTCTTAGGGGAAATTCTAGGTGCCGTTGTCCTAGCTGACGGCCCTTCATctctaaaagaaaaatttgagatCAAGGGCATTAAAGTGTTGGCCGAAGGAGATGAGTCCATCGATGGAGAAATGGTGGTGGATGAGGAACAGGGGAAATTGGTGAGAATTTTAAGCCATGTGAATGCCAAGGCTTATCATGAAAAGTATTCAAAGAGGCTCGGTGACTGGAACCAATCGGCTAAGGTAGGAAGCTTTGAAGATCAAATAAGGAAATGGAGTCATCCACATTCTTTATTATAA